From Erigeron canadensis isolate Cc75 chromosome 8, C_canadensis_v1, whole genome shotgun sequence, one genomic window encodes:
- the LOC122578719 gene encoding oligopeptide transporter 4-like — translation MGSVAVDSPPAAFEKPYKTENEDEESPIEEVRLTVPTTDDPTQSVWTFRMWVLGLLSCILLSFLNQFFSYRKSPLIITQITVQVATLPLGRIMAAVLPTTKFGLKLPGCTSRKFSLNPGPFNMKEHVLITIFANAGAAFGNGSAYAVGIVNIIKAFYGRNISFVAAWLLIITTQVLGYGWAGLLRKYVVEPSHMWWPNTLVQISLFRALHAKDDDDQDPNSDSKKRMSRSKFFVIVLACSFGYYLLPGYFFQTLQSISWVCWAFPKSVTAHQLGSGFTGMGLGAFSLDWATTASFLFSPLISPFFAIVNVFLGYMLIMYLIIPISYWGLNVYNAKNFPIYSSDLFTGDGQLYNITKIVNTKFEIDYGEYAKQGKVNLSTFFALTYGFGFATIASTLTHVGLFYGKEIYHRYKASAKGKVDVHTRLMRNYKDIPSWWFYVLLTVTLLISLALTIFMKDDIQMPFWGLIFAAAVAFFFTLPISIITATTNQTPGLNIITEYAMGLIYPGKPIANVCFKTYGYMSMTQAISFLSDFKLGHYMKIPPRSMFLVQFLGTIIAGTVNLSVAWYLLSNIDQICHPDPKSNSPWTCPNDRVFFDASVIWGLVGPKRIFGSLGNYGALNWFFLGGLMGPVAVWLCHKAFPNVSWIPLINLPVLLGATAYMPPAAAVNYNSWILVGTIFNFFVFRYRKMWWKRYNYILSAALDAGVAFMAVLLYFSTGLEDINVHWWGTDNPQHCDLAECPTAKGIQIEGCPVF, via the exons ATGGGAAGTGTGGCAGTAGACTCACCGCCGGCTGCGTTCGAAAAACCTTACAAAACagaaaatgaagatgaagaatcTCCAATAGAAGAAGTCCGGTTAACCGTCCCAACGACAGACGACCCGACCCAATCCGTATGGACCTTTAGAATGTGGGTATTGGGTCTACTTTCATGTATCCTGTTATCATTTTTAAACCAATTTTTTTCGTACCGAAAATCACCATTGATCATAACTCAAATTACGGTCCAAGTGGCAACACTGCCGCTAGGCCGAATAATGGCCGCGGTATTGCCTACTACTAAGTTTGGGCTAAAACTTCCGGGATGTACGTCCCGGAAGTTTTCATTAAACCCGGGCCCATTTAATATGAAAGAACATGTGTTGATAACTATTTTTGCGAATGCTGGCGCGGCTTTTGGTAACGGCTCGGCTTATGCTGTTGGAATTGTGAATATTATCAAGGCGTTTTATGGTCGGAATATTTCTTTTGTTGCGGCTTGGTTACTCATTATCACTACCCAg GTTTTGGGCTACGGATGGGCCGGGCTTTTAAGGAAATACGTAGTGGAACCGTCACACATGTGGTGGCCCAACACCCTTGTTCAGATCTCTCTATTCCG GGCGCTCCATGCTAAAGATGATGACGATCAAGACCCAAACAGTGACAGCAAAAAACGCATGTCACGATCAAAGTTCTTTGTCATTGTTCTTGCTTGTAGTTTTGGATATTACTTGCTACCTGGATACTTCTTTCAAACCTTACAAAGCATTTCATGGGTATGTTGGGCATTTCCTAAATCTGTCACGGCCCATCAGTTAGGGTCGGGTTTCACTGGGATGGGCCTTGGAGCCTTCTCACTCGATTGGGCCACAACGGCCTCTTTCTTGTTCAGCCCTCTCATTTCCCCTTTCTTTGCCATTGTCAATGTTTTCTTGGGctatatgttaattatgtacTTAATCATTCCAATTTCATACTGGGGACTAAATGTCTACAATGCCAAGAACTTCCCTATATACTCATCTGACTTGTTTACTGGGGACGGTCAGTTGTATAATATCACAAAAATTGTGAATACAAAGTTTGAGATAGATTATGGCGAGTATGCAAAGCAAGGAAAAGTTAATCTGAGCACGTTTTTTGCTCTGACTTATGGTTTTGGATTCGCGACAATAGCATCTACACTCACTCATGTTGGCCTTTTCTACGGAAA GGAGATATATCATCGGTACAAAGCATCAGCTAAGGGTAAGGTTGATGTGCATACAAGACTAATGAGGAACTACAAAGACATACCATCATGGTGGTTTTATGTGCTTCTTACTGTGACACTTTTGATTAGCCTTGCACTCACTATCTTCATGAAAGATGATATACAAATGCCATTTTGGGGATTAATATTTGCAGCTGCCGTCGCTTTCTTTTTCACCCTCCCAATCAGCATTATCACTGCAACAACAAATCAG ACACCAGGTTTAAATATCATAACGGAGTATGCCATGGGGTTAATCTACCCTGGAAAACCAATAGCCAATGTGTGCTTCAAGACATATGGTTACATGAGCATGACACAAGCCATCTCATTCTTAAGTGATTTCAAGCTCGGTCATTACATGAAGATTCCACCAAGGTCAATGTTCTTGGTCCAG TTTCTCGGAACAATAATTGCTGGAACTGTAAATTTAAGCGTTGCTTGGTACCTTTTAAGCAATATTGACCAAATATGCCACCCTGACCCTAAATCCAATAGCCCATGGACGTGCCCAAATGACCGTGTATTCTTTGATGCATCTGTTATCTGGGGATTGGTCGGGCCAAAGAGGATATTTGGTTCTCTAGGAAACTATGGAGCTCTGAATTGGTTCTTTCTAGGGGGGCTCATGGGTCCAGTTGCCGTATGGCTATGTCACAAGGCTTTCCCAAATGTATCGTGGATCCCTCTCATTAATCTCCCAGTGCTTCTTGGTGCTACCGCTTATATGCCACCTGCAGCCGCCGTGAATTACAACTCATGGATATTAGTTGGCACGATTTTCAACTTTTTCGTGTTTAGGTATAGGAAAATGTGGTGGAAGAGGTACAATTATATCCTCTCGGCTGCACTTGATGCAGGGGTTGCATTCATGGCTGTTTTGTTGTATTTTTCAACGGGGCTAGAAGATATTAACGTACATTGGTGGGGCACTGATAACCCACAACATTGTGATCTTGCAGAATGTCCAACGGCAAAAGGTATACAGATTGAAGGTTGTCCAGTATTCTGA
- the LOC122610497 gene encoding oligopeptide transporter 4-like, whose product MGTVDEPETLDKNLSQNENQENEDEVSPIEQVRLTVPTTDDPTQSVWTFRMWVLGLFSCILLSFLNQFFTYRTSPLVITQITVQVATLPLGRLMAATLPTTQFGLKLPGCTSRKFSLNPGPFNMKEHVLITIFANAGAAFGNGPAYAVGIVDIIKVFYFRNISFIAAWLLIITTQVLGYGWAGLLRKYVVEPSHMWWPNTLVQISLFQALHGKEDEEEDPNNIVVKKQMSRSKFFVIVLACSFGYYLLPGYFFLTLQSISWVCWAFPNSVTAHQIGSGFSGLGIGAFSLDWATTSSFLFSPLISPFFAIVNVFLGYFMIVYLVIPISYWGLNVYNAKNFPIYSSDLFTGDGQLYDITKIVNNKFEIDYLEYAKQGRVNLSTFFALTYGFGFATIASTLTHVGFFYGKEIYQRYKASSDGKVDVHTRLMKRYKDIPAWWFYVLLTITLMISLALTIFMNDQIQMPFWGLIFAAFLAFSFTLPVSIIAATTNQTPGLNIITEYAMGLIYPGKPIANVCFKTYGYMSMSQAIAFLSDFKLGHYMKIPPRSMFLVQFLGTIIAGTVNLSVAWYMLNNIENICHPDPESNSPWTCPNDHVFFDASVIWGLVGPKRIFGPLGNYGALNWFFLGGLLGPIVVWFCHKTFPDISWIPLINLPVLLGATANMPPASAVNYNSWILVGTIFNYFVFRYRKMWWKRYNYILSAALDAGVAFMAVLLYFSTGLENINVHWWGTDNSQHCDLAKCPTAKGIIPPPDSTCPIF is encoded by the exons ATGGGAACTGTTGATGAACCGGAAACACTCGACAAGAACCTATCACAAAATGAAAACCAAGAGAATGAAGATGAAGTATCTCCCATCGAACAAGTCCGGTTAACCGTCCCAACGACAGACGACCCAACCCAATCCGTGTGGACCTTTAGAATGTGGGTATTGGGtctattttcatgtattttgcTCTCATTTCTAAACCAATTTTTTACGTACCGTACATCTCCATTAGTGATAACTCAAATTACGGTTCAAGTGGCTACACTTCCACTAGGCCGATTAATGGCCGCGACTCTTCCAACCACTCAGTTTGGGTTAAAACTTCCGGGATGTACGTCTCGGAAGTTTTCATTAAACCCAGGCCCATTTAACATGAAAGAACACGTGTTGATAACAATTTTTGCTAATGCTGGCGCGGCATTTGGAAATGGGCCGGCTTATGCTGTTGGTATTGTGGATATCATAAAAGTCTTTTATTTTCGAAACATTTCTTTCATTGCGGCTTGGCTACTAATCATCACTACTCAG GTTTTGGGCTACGGTTGGGCCGGGCTATTAAGAAAGTACGTAGTGGAACCTTCACACATGTGGTGGCCCAACACCCTCGTTCAGATCTCCCTCTTTCA GGCACTTCATGGtaaagaggatgaagaagaagatcctAACAACattgttgttaaaaaacaaatgtcACGATCAAAGTTCTTCGTCATTGTTCTTGCTTGTAGTTTTGGTTATTACTTGCTACCTGGATATTTCTTTCTAACACTACAATCTATCTCATGGGTATGTTGGGCGTTTCCTAATTCCGTCACGGCCCATCAAATTGGGTCAGGCTTCTCTGGGTTAGGCATTGGAGCCTTTTCACTTGACTGGGCCACGACGTCTTCTTTCTTATTTAGCCCTCTTATTTCACCATTTTTTGCAATAGTAAATGTGTTTTTGGGCTATTTCATGATTGTGTACTTAGTGATTCCAATATCATATTGGGGACTTAATGTCTACAATGCCAAGAACTTCCCCATTTACTCATCTGACTTGTTTACTGGGGATGGCCAGTTATATGACATCACCAAAATTGTGAACAATAAGTTTGAGATAGATTATTTGGAGTATGCAAAGCAGGGAAGAGTTAACTTGAGCACATTTTTCGCTTTAACTTATGGTTTTGGATTCGCGACAATCGCATCTACACTCACTCATGTTGGCTTTTTCTATGGAAA GGAGATATATCAACGTTACAAAGCATCATCCGACGGTAAGGTTGATGTGCATACAAGATTAATGAAGAGATACAAAGACATACCGGCATGGTGGTTCTACGTGCTTCTTACCATTACACTTATGATTAGCCTTGCACTCACTATTTTCATGAATGATCAAATTCAAATGCCGTTTTGGGGATTAATATTTGCTGCTTTCCTTGCTTTCTCTTTTACCCTGCCCGTAAGCATCATCGCCGCAACAACAAACCAG ACACCAGGTTTAAATATCATAACCGAATACGCCATGGGGTTAATCTACCCGGGAAAACCAATAGCCAATGTGTGCTTTAAGACATATGGCTACATGAGCATGAGTCAAGCCATTGCATTTTTAAGTGATTTCAAGCTCGGTCATTACATGAAGATTCCACCAAGGTCAATGTTTTTGGTCCAG TTTCTTGGAACAATAATAGCTGGAACTGTTAATCTAAGTGTGGCTTGGTACATGTTAAATAATATCGAGAATATATGCCACCCTGACCCCGAATCCAATAGTCCATGGACATGCCCGAATGATCATGTTTTCTTTGATGCATCTGTTATATGGGGCTTGGTTGGCCCAAAGAGGATCTTTGGTCCTCTAGGAAACTATGGAGCTCtaaattggttctttcttggtGGGCTCTTGGGTCCGATTGTGGTATGGTTTTGTCACAAGACATTCCCAGATATATCGTGGATTCCACTCATTAATCTCCCTGTGCTTCTTGGTGCTACCGCTAATATGCCACCAGCAAGCGCCGTGAATTACAACTCATGGATATTAGTCGGGACAATTTTCAACTACTTCGTTTTTAGATATCGAAAAATGTGGTGGAAGAGGTACAATTACATCCTCTCTGCTGCACTAGATGCAGGGGTTGCATTCATGGCagttttgttatatttttcGACAGGGCTAGAAAATATTAATGTACATTGGTGGGGAACCGATAACTCTCAACATTGTGATCTTGCGAAGTGCCCAACTGCCAAGGGTATAATACCACCGCCCGATAGTACTTGTCCGATATTTTGA